One genomic window of Corynebacterium massiliense DSM 45435 includes the following:
- a CDS encoding citrate synthase: MASDSNDKVVLQYPGGEYEMDIKQSTAGDSGFDISKLRNETGLVTFDPGYSATGSTESKITFINGEEGILRHRGYDIADLAENATYNEVSHLLIKGHLPNQEELTAFNEDIRHHTLLDEDFKAQFNIFPRDAHPMAVLASSVNILSSYYQDQLNPLDSEQLDKATVRLLAKVPMLAAYAYRASQGKPYMYPDNSLNPRENFLRMMFGYPTEPYEVDPVVAKALDKLLILHADHEQNCSASTVRMIGSAQANMFVAIAGGINALSGPLHGGANQAVLEMLEEIKENGGDATDFMNRVKNKEKGVRLMGFGHRVYKNYDPRAAIVKDTAHEILEHLGGDDLLDLAVKLEEIALNDDYFIQRKLYPNVDFYTGLIYRAMGFPTDFFTVLFAIGRLPGWIAQYREQLEMNTKINRPRQIYTGEVERKVVPRDQR; this comes from the coding sequence GTGGCTTCTGACAGCAATGACAAGGTAGTCCTTCAGTACCCGGGCGGCGAGTACGAGATGGACATCAAGCAGTCCACCGCGGGTGACTCTGGTTTCGACATCAGCAAGCTCCGTAACGAGACTGGCCTGGTTACCTTCGATCCGGGCTACTCCGCGACCGGCTCCACCGAGTCGAAAATCACCTTCATTAACGGTGAGGAAGGCATCCTGCGCCACCGCGGCTACGACATCGCGGACCTGGCGGAAAACGCGACCTACAACGAGGTCTCCCACCTCCTCATCAAGGGCCACCTTCCGAACCAGGAAGAGCTCACCGCCTTTAACGAGGACATCCGCCACCACACCCTCCTCGACGAGGACTTCAAGGCGCAGTTCAACATCTTCCCGCGCGACGCGCACCCGATGGCGGTCCTCGCGTCCTCCGTTAACATTCTGTCCTCCTACTACCAGGATCAGCTCAACCCGCTCGATTCCGAGCAGCTGGACAAGGCCACCGTCCGCCTGCTGGCTAAGGTGCCGATGCTCGCGGCGTACGCCTACCGCGCGTCCCAGGGCAAGCCGTACATGTACCCGGACAACTCCCTCAACCCGCGCGAGAACTTCCTGCGCATGATGTTCGGCTACCCGACCGAGCCGTACGAGGTTGACCCGGTCGTGGCCAAGGCGCTGGACAAGCTGCTCATCCTGCACGCTGACCACGAGCAGAACTGCTCCGCGTCCACCGTCCGCATGATCGGCTCCGCGCAGGCCAACATGTTCGTCGCCATCGCCGGCGGCATCAACGCGCTGTCCGGCCCGCTGCACGGCGGCGCCAACCAGGCCGTCCTCGAGATGCTCGAGGAGATCAAGGAAAACGGCGGCGACGCGACCGACTTCATGAACCGCGTGAAAAACAAGGAAAAGGGCGTCCGCCTGATGGGCTTCGGCCACCGCGTGTACAAGAACTACGACCCGCGCGCGGCGATCGTCAAGGACACCGCCCACGAGATCCTGGAGCACCTGGGCGGCGACGACCTGCTGGACCTGGCCGTCAAGCTCGAGGAAATCGCCCTCAACGACGACTACTTCATCCAGCGCAAGCTGTACCCGAACGTCGACTTCTACACCGGCCTCATCTACCGCGCCATGGGCTTCCCGACGGACTTCTTCACCGTCCTGTTCGCCATCGGCCGCCTGCCGGGCTGGATCGCGCAGTACCGCGAGCAGCTGGAGATGAACACCAAGATCAACCGCCCGCGCCAGATCTACACCGGCGAGGTCGAGCGCAAGGTTGTTCCGCGCGACCAGCGCTAA
- a CDS encoding DUF6928 family protein: protein MECESAVLNLWYVTADNPGEVLAAEPKADRGYGRKYLAQLNPAFPITPIGQFPLNRSAQADAGEFYIGGYPGVTVVQTVVTAEATRLSELSPLLLRAAPAEHVFAFAEDPNSTYAAFAHWDAGELKRSFCASRYNSLEDIGLPEPFEGPFWAGEHGEQLGGIALPFEPEKLMQAAQTYWLGVEIGPEGPDLHVVGYATDGRPEPKVDEPKKRTPKPTDELASHSAAKLGIGPGNGDYDDYEGPGDDTGTTESLKDLAHAVQRAGRVTGRFLGSVGRRVGQVKDRWRS from the coding sequence GTGGAATGTGAAAGCGCAGTCCTCAACCTCTGGTACGTCACCGCGGACAACCCCGGCGAGGTCCTCGCGGCGGAGCCGAAGGCGGATCGCGGCTACGGCCGCAAGTACCTCGCCCAGCTCAACCCGGCGTTTCCCATTACCCCCATCGGCCAATTCCCCTTGAACCGCTCGGCGCAGGCTGATGCCGGCGAGTTTTACATCGGCGGCTACCCGGGCGTCACGGTCGTCCAGACGGTGGTGACCGCGGAGGCCACCCGTCTTTCGGAGCTGTCTCCCCTGTTGTTGCGCGCCGCCCCGGCCGAGCACGTCTTCGCTTTCGCCGAGGACCCGAATTCCACTTACGCCGCGTTCGCGCACTGGGACGCCGGCGAGCTCAAGCGGTCGTTCTGCGCCAGCCGCTACAACAGCCTGGAAGACATCGGGCTGCCCGAACCTTTCGAGGGCCCATTCTGGGCGGGTGAGCACGGCGAGCAGCTCGGCGGAATCGCCCTTCCCTTCGAACCGGAAAAGCTGATGCAGGCCGCCCAAACGTACTGGCTGGGCGTGGAAATTGGTCCGGAAGGCCCCGATCTCCACGTGGTGGGCTACGCCACCGACGGCCGGCCGGAGCCCAAGGTCGACGAACCGAAAAAGCGCACCCCAAAGCCCACCGACGAGCTGGCCAGCCACTCGGCGGCAAAACTCGGCATCGGCCCGGGCAACGGCGACTACGACGACTACGAGGGCCCAGGCGATGACACCGGCACCACGGAAAGCCTCAAAGACCTGGCGCATGCGGTGCAGCGAGCTGGTCGCGTGACCGGCCGCTTCCTCGGCTCGGTCGGGCGCCGGGTCGGTCAGGTCAAAGACCGCTGGCGCTCGTAG
- the serC gene encoding phosphoserine transaminase, producing the protein MNSHTLRIPPHLLPADGRFGSGPSKVRSAQVAAVADSGATVLGTSHRKPPVKNLIAQIREGLAELFALPAGYEVVLGLGGATAFWDAAAFGLVRRRAAAYVYGEFTRKFAAALQRAPWLDDPQLIDSPAGTAPTLTQTPQADAVCWAQNETSTGAMVKVARPQPGTDQLVLVDATSAAGGLPVDVSATDAYYFSPQKCFGADGGLWVSLLSPAAVDRIERISRSDRYIPAFLDLQTAVDNSRKNQTYNTPPIAALLLLAAQIEWMNAAGGLAAMTKRTQHSADILYSWAENRPETSPFVSDPAARSHTVGTIDIDTDIDSRLLIDTLRANGIRDIDPYRKLGRNQIRVGMFPAVEPADIAKLTACIDYVLDSGCVAAQ; encoded by the coding sequence ATGAACTCCCACACTCTACGCATCCCACCGCACCTTCTGCCTGCCGACGGCCGCTTCGGCTCCGGACCGTCCAAAGTGCGCAGCGCACAAGTCGCCGCCGTGGCCGATAGTGGGGCCACCGTGCTGGGTACGTCGCACCGGAAACCACCCGTGAAAAACCTCATCGCGCAGATCCGCGAAGGCCTCGCCGAGCTCTTCGCCCTCCCCGCCGGCTACGAGGTGGTCCTCGGCCTCGGCGGGGCGACCGCTTTCTGGGACGCGGCGGCCTTCGGCCTGGTCCGCCGCCGCGCCGCCGCGTACGTCTACGGCGAGTTCACCCGCAAGTTCGCCGCCGCGTTGCAGCGTGCACCATGGCTCGACGATCCTCAGCTCATCGACTCCCCGGCCGGCACCGCCCCCACCCTCACCCAGACGCCGCAGGCAGACGCGGTGTGCTGGGCCCAGAACGAAACCTCGACGGGTGCGATGGTGAAGGTGGCGCGGCCCCAGCCGGGGACGGACCAGCTGGTGCTTGTCGATGCCACCTCGGCCGCCGGCGGCCTTCCCGTCGACGTGTCTGCCACCGACGCCTATTACTTCTCGCCGCAGAAATGCTTCGGTGCCGACGGCGGGCTGTGGGTCTCGCTTCTCTCCCCCGCCGCCGTGGACCGCATCGAACGGATCTCCCGCAGCGACCGATATATCCCCGCCTTTCTGGATCTACAGACCGCGGTGGACAACTCGCGCAAGAACCAGACGTACAACACCCCGCCGATAGCCGCGCTTCTCCTGCTGGCCGCGCAGATCGAGTGGATGAACGCCGCCGGCGGGCTCGCCGCGATGACGAAGCGCACCCAGCACTCCGCGGACATCCTCTACTCGTGGGCGGAAAACCGCCCGGAAACGTCCCCGTTCGTCTCCGACCCGGCGGCGCGCTCGCACACGGTGGGCACGATTGACATAGACACAGACATCGACAGTCGCCTGCTCATCGACACGCTGCGCGCGAACGGCATACGGGATATCGATCCGTACCGCAAGCTGGGCCGCAACCAGATCCGCGTCGGGATGTTTCCGGCGGTGGAGCCAGCGGACATCGCCAAGCTGACCGCGTGCATTGATTACGTGCTGGACTCGGGGTGCGTGGCAGCGCAGTAA
- a CDS encoding aspartate aminotransferase family protein → MYAASSHFKWLDLAVATAHGATVTDIDGNEYIDLHGNGSVGNIGHSHPRVVEAIKDQADRLVNYSAAFFYHDRMVETIEKLAATTPGDFPKKVAFGTSGSDANDGMMKYARAYTKRTTVLTFSGAYHGTSYGALTMSTCTSTMRTGSGPLVPEVHTIPFPDFYHKALPGETEEEFTDRYFGYVEEMLATTIPAEEVAAVIIEPIQGDAGIVKPPVRYVQQLAELCKRNGILLGVDEINQGLGRTGTMWSIEHFDVVPDLLTTAKSLANGLPLSAVVGRAEVIDSLQAPGHIFTNAGNPIACAACSTVLDVIAEEGLVERSRELGEWAKARLNELQEKHPAIGDVRMYGLNGAIELVKDRDTKEPDSDATNKVMKYCHEHGVILITLAASVLRFQPPMNTPKEQLEQGIAVLDDAFTALENGEIELDTDEVLGWT, encoded by the coding sequence ATCTACGCAGCCAGCTCGCACTTCAAGTGGCTAGACCTCGCAGTCGCCACGGCCCACGGCGCGACGGTCACCGATATTGACGGCAACGAGTACATCGACCTGCACGGCAACGGCTCGGTGGGCAACATCGGGCATTCCCATCCGCGGGTGGTTGAAGCCATCAAGGACCAGGCCGATCGCCTGGTCAACTACAGCGCGGCCTTCTTCTACCACGACCGGATGGTGGAGACCATCGAGAAGCTCGCGGCCACCACGCCGGGCGATTTCCCCAAGAAGGTCGCCTTCGGTACCTCCGGCTCGGACGCGAACGACGGCATGATGAAGTACGCCCGTGCATACACGAAGCGCACCACCGTGCTGACGTTTTCGGGTGCTTACCACGGCACCAGCTACGGCGCGCTGACGATGTCGACGTGCACGAGCACGATGCGCACCGGCTCCGGCCCGCTGGTCCCCGAGGTCCACACGATCCCGTTCCCGGACTTTTACCACAAGGCGCTCCCGGGCGAGACCGAGGAAGAATTCACCGACCGCTACTTCGGTTACGTCGAGGAAATGCTGGCCACCACCATCCCGGCGGAAGAGGTCGCGGCGGTGATTATTGAGCCGATCCAGGGCGACGCCGGCATCGTCAAGCCGCCGGTGCGCTACGTCCAGCAGCTGGCCGAGCTGTGTAAGAGGAACGGAATCCTGCTGGGCGTGGACGAAATCAACCAGGGGCTCGGCCGCACCGGCACGATGTGGTCCATCGAGCATTTCGACGTGGTCCCGGACTTGCTGACCACGGCCAAGTCCCTGGCCAACGGACTTCCGCTGTCGGCGGTTGTTGGCCGCGCGGAGGTGATCGATAGCCTGCAGGCCCCCGGTCACATCTTCACCAATGCCGGCAATCCGATCGCGTGTGCGGCGTGCTCCACGGTGCTGGACGTCATCGCGGAGGAAGGTTTGGTCGAGCGTTCCCGCGAGCTGGGCGAGTGGGCGAAAGCACGGCTGAACGAGTTGCAGGAGAAGCATCCGGCGATCGGGGACGTTCGCATGTACGGCCTCAATGGCGCGATCGAGTTGGTCAAGGATCGGGACACCAAAGAGCCAGACAGCGACGCGACGAACAAGGTGATGAAGTACTGCCACGAACACGGCGTCATCCTCATCACTCTGGCCGCCAGCGTCCTGCGGTTCCAGCCGCCGATGAACACCCCGAAGGAGCAGCTGGAGCAGGGGATCGCGGTCCTCGACGACGCATTCACAGCCCTGGAAAACGGCGAGATCGAACTGGACACCGACGAGGTACTGGGCTGGACCTAG
- a CDS encoding cold-shock protein, translating into MPIGKVKWYDPDKGFGFVSNPGDEDVYVSRHVLPEGVDELVHGQRIEFDFAAGKRAPQVLRIKVLETPRRKKGPSRKPAELSSMVSDVMTVLETQVQPTLAQGRYPERKTGRQVASILRAIAKELDS; encoded by the coding sequence GTGCCCATCGGCAAGGTGAAGTGGTACGACCCCGACAAGGGGTTCGGGTTCGTCTCCAACCCGGGTGATGAAGACGTCTATGTCAGCCGCCACGTACTGCCGGAAGGCGTCGACGAGCTTGTCCACGGCCAGCGCATCGAATTCGACTTCGCGGCTGGCAAGCGCGCCCCGCAGGTCCTGCGCATCAAGGTGCTCGAGACTCCGCGCCGCAAGAAGGGGCCGTCCCGAAAACCCGCGGAGCTGTCCAGCATGGTCTCCGACGTCATGACGGTCCTAGAAACTCAGGTCCAGCCCACCCTTGCGCAGGGCCGCTACCCAGAGCGCAAGACCGGACGGCAGGTCGCGAGCATCCTGCGGGCGATTGCCAAGGAGCTCGACAGCTAG
- a CDS encoding glutaminyl-peptide cyclotransferase, whose protein sequence is MGSRFRLLSCLCLVGLVVGCSIDKHSDGDGEDISDRPAEPEHLRAEVTDTLPFNADYFTQGLEVDRRDGSLLVGTGGYGTSGIYRIDPETGEEINSAAMHDSLFGEGITQSAGGIWQLTWKDHIATLRNPKDLSVDHVAHPDGGEGWGVCELPTHPRRLNVDGTSPLPTPELVVSHGTSELTFHDPKTMAGGGSVEVTNQGSPVDKINELECVGGDVYANVWMSTDILRIDPATGEVTAIIDASGLPNRAANDPDNVLNGIAAIPETEDEDGVPEFYLTGKRWPDLYRVRLTPNE, encoded by the coding sequence ATGGGTTCTCGGTTCCGGCTTCTCTCCTGCCTCTGTCTGGTTGGTCTCGTGGTGGGGTGCAGCATCGACAAGCACAGCGACGGCGACGGCGAGGACATAAGCGACCGCCCCGCCGAGCCTGAGCATCTGCGCGCGGAAGTTACGGACACGCTGCCGTTCAACGCCGACTACTTCACCCAAGGCCTAGAGGTAGATCGCCGGGATGGTTCCCTGCTGGTGGGCACGGGCGGCTACGGCACGTCCGGCATCTACCGCATAGATCCCGAGACGGGAGAAGAGATCAACTCCGCCGCCATGCACGATTCCCTCTTTGGCGAGGGCATCACGCAGTCCGCGGGCGGCATTTGGCAGCTGACGTGGAAAGACCACATTGCCACGCTGCGCAACCCGAAAGACCTCTCCGTCGACCACGTGGCTCACCCGGATGGCGGCGAGGGCTGGGGCGTGTGCGAGCTACCGACCCACCCGCGCCGCCTCAACGTGGACGGCACCTCTCCCCTGCCGACGCCCGAGCTGGTGGTCTCCCACGGCACCTCGGAGCTGACCTTCCACGACCCGAAGACGATGGCCGGCGGCGGCTCGGTCGAGGTGACCAACCAGGGCTCCCCGGTGGACAAGATCAACGAGCTGGAGTGCGTGGGCGGGGACGTGTACGCCAACGTGTGGATGTCCACGGACATCCTGCGCATCGACCCCGCCACCGGCGAGGTCACCGCAATTATCGATGCCTCCGGCCTGCCCAACCGCGCAGCGAACGATCCGGACAACGTGCTCAACGGCATAGCCGCGATCCCGGAGACCGAAGACGAAGACGGCGTGCCCGAGTTCTATCTCACGGGCAAACGTTGGCCAGACCTGTACCGCGTGCGGCTTACCCCAAACGAGTAG
- a CDS encoding TrmH family RNA methyltransferase: MQRIAIESAADPRLDDVRDLNRSDRHGRDATGKGLVIAEGHLVVSRLCRSRFPVRCIVGFPNKIDQFIELHGEPDCPVYEVSRDTLADVVGFDMHRGLVAAASRAPEPEVADIIRNARTIAVLEGVGDHENIGALFRNAAGLGVDAVLLGSGAADPLYRRSVRVSMGHVLLTPFAHLEGGFTTWQRSLAQLADADFRLVSLTPDEEAVHLATALAGAEKAALLVGAEGPGLTEHAMRATHVRARIPMAAGTDSLNVATAAAVAFYERQRSLT, from the coding sequence ATGCAGCGAATCGCTATCGAGTCGGCCGCGGATCCGCGGCTTGACGATGTCCGGGACTTGAACCGCTCCGACCGCCACGGCCGCGACGCCACCGGCAAGGGGCTGGTCATCGCGGAAGGGCACCTAGTGGTCTCCCGGCTGTGCCGGTCGCGTTTCCCGGTGCGGTGCATCGTCGGATTCCCGAACAAGATTGACCAATTCATCGAGCTTCACGGCGAGCCGGACTGCCCCGTCTACGAGGTCAGCCGCGACACGCTCGCGGACGTCGTCGGCTTTGACATGCACCGCGGGCTGGTTGCCGCCGCGAGCCGGGCGCCGGAGCCGGAGGTCGCGGACATTATCCGCAATGCCCGCACCATCGCGGTGCTGGAGGGCGTGGGCGACCACGAAAACATCGGCGCGCTGTTCCGGAATGCCGCGGGGCTCGGGGTTGACGCGGTGCTGCTCGGGTCCGGCGCGGCCGATCCCCTCTATCGCCGCAGCGTGCGCGTCTCCATGGGCCACGTCCTGCTGACCCCGTTCGCCCACTTAGAAGGCGGGTTTACCACGTGGCAGCGCTCGCTGGCCCAGCTTGCCGATGCCGACTTCCGCCTCGTTTCCCTCACCCCCGACGAGGAGGCGGTGCACCTCGCCACGGCGCTGGCCGGTGCGGAGAAGGCGGCGCTGCTCGTCGGCGCGGAGGGGCCCGGGCTGACCGAGCATGCGATGCGCGCCACCCATGTGCGGGCGCGGATCCCGATGGCCGCCGGTACCGACTCGCTCAACGTGGCCACCGCGGCCGCCGTGGCGTTCTACGAGCGCCAGCGGTCTTTGACCTGA
- the sepH gene encoding septation protein SepH, whose amino-acid sequence MRELYVVDSESTTSSLVLRDENGEEFFLPVDEELRSLLTESTDTDSAAATVSTEPELSPVHAIGRPDEDDEPQPEEPEPEEPAAETPQADDVPSQPSPLQSVPAPTPEAPRPLSDAMSMRPAEIQNRIRAGATSAELADEMGVAESRVDAFAHPVMLERERIAQLAKQAHPVREDGPADLTLWEILATAFAARGHSLNEAEWTAYRQQGEPWVVRVTWTAGLSENEAEWTLKQNRTSNATVEARNSVAADLVDPDFVQPVRSLTSVGRGARYDEAIDGDHPGEATAQPMSEFYDQEDDDLADTRDDIPRVEETDAEGEEDFLQHPDPAKKPSKRRRKAVTPHWEDVLLGVRTNTKRPRK is encoded by the coding sequence ATGCGCGAGCTGTACGTGGTCGACAGCGAATCCACCACCTCCTCTCTCGTCCTCCGCGATGAGAACGGCGAGGAGTTCTTCCTCCCAGTCGACGAGGAGCTGCGCAGCCTCCTTACCGAATCCACGGATACCGACTCTGCCGCCGCCACCGTCAGCACCGAACCCGAACTCAGCCCGGTGCACGCCATCGGCCGGCCGGATGAGGACGACGAGCCACAGCCGGAAGAACCCGAGCCGGAGGAGCCTGCGGCGGAAACGCCCCAGGCTGACGATGTCCCGTCGCAGCCAAGCCCCCTGCAGTCGGTGCCCGCGCCCACACCAGAGGCTCCGCGCCCGCTGTCGGACGCGATGTCGATGCGCCCGGCCGAGATCCAGAACCGTATCCGCGCCGGCGCGACCTCGGCGGAGCTCGCCGACGAAATGGGCGTGGCCGAATCCCGCGTCGACGCCTTCGCGCACCCGGTCATGCTGGAGCGCGAGCGCATCGCCCAGTTGGCCAAACAGGCCCACCCGGTGCGCGAGGATGGTCCGGCGGACCTGACGCTGTGGGAGATTCTCGCCACGGCGTTCGCCGCCCGCGGGCACTCGCTCAACGAGGCCGAGTGGACCGCCTACCGCCAGCAGGGCGAGCCCTGGGTCGTCCGCGTGACCTGGACCGCCGGTTTGAGCGAAAACGAAGCCGAGTGGACGCTGAAGCAAAACCGCACCTCCAACGCCACGGTGGAGGCCCGCAATTCGGTCGCGGCTGACCTCGTCGACCCCGACTTCGTCCAGCCGGTCCGCAGCCTGACCTCGGTCGGCCGCGGTGCGCGCTACGACGAGGCCATCGACGGCGATCACCCGGGCGAGGCCACCGCCCAGCCGATGTCCGAGTTCTACGACCAGGAAGACGACGACCTCGCGGACACCCGGGACGACATCCCGCGCGTCGAAGAGACGGACGCGGAAGGCGAGGAGGACTTCCTCCAGCACCCAGATCCGGCGAAGAAGCCGTCCAAGCGGCGCCGCAAGGCCGTCACCCCGCACTGGGAGGACGTGCTGCTTGGCGTGCGCACCAACACCAAGCGCCCCCGCAAGTAG
- a CDS encoding DUF3027 domain-containing protein: protein MRNVTDSNPNPLFGQQAVEIARRALEELDEGGVGEHLGFFAVSGAGNVATLRFSADLPGYPGWEWHAVVACASGAADVTVNEVALVPGNTGQALQAPDWVPYADRVRPGDLGPGDVFPPEPDDPRIANGTLTRAGLDGARARWRDGDFGPHSEMATQARLKCRTCAFFLPTGDEIGPNFGVCANKFSADGRVVHAAYGCGAHSETRVDTGDDFTPGEVAFDDEEPLY, encoded by the coding sequence ATGAGGAACGTGACTGACTCGAACCCCAATCCGTTATTCGGGCAACAGGCAGTAGAGATAGCGCGCCGCGCACTGGAGGAGCTCGACGAGGGCGGGGTAGGCGAACACCTCGGCTTCTTCGCCGTGTCCGGCGCAGGCAACGTGGCGACTCTGCGCTTCTCCGCCGACTTGCCGGGCTACCCGGGCTGGGAGTGGCACGCGGTCGTCGCGTGCGCGAGTGGGGCGGCGGACGTGACCGTCAACGAGGTCGCACTCGTGCCCGGTAACACCGGCCAGGCCCTGCAGGCGCCGGACTGGGTACCGTACGCCGATCGCGTCCGCCCCGGCGACCTGGGGCCGGGGGATGTGTTCCCGCCGGAACCTGATGATCCGCGCATCGCCAATGGCACGCTTACGCGCGCGGGGCTGGACGGCGCCCGCGCGCGGTGGCGCGACGGTGACTTCGGGCCCCACTCGGAGATGGCCACGCAGGCGCGGTTGAAGTGCCGCACCTGCGCCTTTTTCCTCCCCACAGGCGACGAGATCGGACCTAACTTCGGCGTGTGCGCCAACAAGTTCTCCGCCGACGGGCGGGTCGTGCATGCGGCGTATGGTTGCGGCGCGCACTCGGAAACGCGGGTGGACACCGGCGACGACTTCACCCCGGGAGAGGTCGCCTTCGACGACGAGGAGCCGCTTTACTAG
- a CDS encoding DUF2771 domain-containing protein, protein MATRKEARKKSLLQILGLIIAVAVIAVGAVLIQSWWNNRPGPDPASISLTASVGDRTEEVAPYLVCELGVECPEGKVPNLKVGDDETLHLDIPKEISNTQWKLLRIYDNPAANDETVYGAGEENSVDVPGSVDPIEESDSKDRPHLQVVEVSSVMVSEVDGKEEAPYSVVWSLSTMDDD, encoded by the coding sequence ATGGCAACGCGCAAAGAGGCACGGAAAAAGTCCCTGCTGCAGATCCTCGGGCTCATCATCGCGGTGGCGGTCATCGCGGTCGGCGCAGTGCTCATCCAGAGCTGGTGGAACAACCGGCCCGGTCCGGATCCCGCCTCCATTTCGCTGACAGCGTCCGTCGGCGACCGCACCGAGGAGGTCGCGCCGTACTTGGTCTGCGAGCTGGGCGTGGAGTGCCCCGAGGGAAAAGTCCCCAACCTCAAGGTCGGTGACGACGAGACACTCCACTTGGATATTCCAAAGGAAATCAGCAACACCCAGTGGAAGCTGCTGCGCATCTACGACAATCCGGCCGCGAACGACGAGACGGTCTATGGCGCCGGCGAGGAAAACTCGGTCGACGTACCGGGCTCGGTCGACCCCATCGAGGAGTCGGACTCCAAGGACCGCCCGCACCTGCAGGTGGTGGAGGTCTCCTCCGTGATGGTCAGCGAGGTCGACGGGAAGGAAGAGGCCCCGTACAGCGTGGTGTGGTCACTGTCCACGATGGACGACGACTAG
- a CDS encoding NCS2 family permease, whose protein sequence is MGAALDRFFTISQRGSTIGTEVRAGTVSFFAMAYIILLNPLIVGTVEDVTGHALGTTQVAAATALIAGLMSIIFGAIANYPFAFAAGLGVNSFVAVTLVSTEGLTWPEAMGLVVLDGIIIVLLAASGFRSAVFAAIPNSMRAAMGVGVGMFIAMLGFVDGGFVTRVPDAAGTTVPVGLGINGSIASLPTLIFVIGLIICSFMVIRNIPGGLFIGIVLTTIIAMILQAVYGTGSAAEETGGWGMAVPEIPNSLGGLPDLSIVGNVSLFGAFTHIGVVATTLLVFTLVLTNFFDAMGTMTALGNQAGLMDEDGNLPGMKKALVVEGFGAVAGGIGSTSSNTVFVDSSAGIGDGARTGLANITTGLLFLLAMFFTPLYEAVPIEAASPVLVIVGVMMTTQIVNIEWDKLYISIPAFLTIVVMPFTYSIANGIGVGFISFTLLSVFAGRARKLHWIMWLIAALFVLYFAMDPIMQLVN, encoded by the coding sequence ATGGGCGCGGCCTTAGATCGATTCTTCACAATCTCCCAACGCGGTTCGACAATCGGGACTGAGGTGCGCGCGGGAACGGTCTCGTTCTTTGCGATGGCCTACATCATCCTGCTCAACCCGCTCATCGTCGGCACGGTGGAAGATGTCACCGGGCACGCGCTGGGAACCACCCAGGTCGCCGCCGCCACCGCGCTCATCGCCGGCCTGATGAGCATCATCTTCGGCGCGATTGCTAACTATCCCTTCGCCTTCGCGGCCGGGCTGGGCGTCAATTCGTTCGTCGCCGTGACCTTGGTAAGCACCGAGGGGCTGACCTGGCCCGAGGCCATGGGGCTTGTGGTCCTCGACGGCATCATCATCGTGCTGTTGGCGGCTAGCGGTTTCCGTTCCGCGGTCTTCGCAGCCATCCCGAACTCCATGCGCGCGGCCATGGGCGTCGGCGTGGGCATGTTCATCGCGATGCTTGGCTTTGTCGATGGCGGCTTTGTCACCCGTGTGCCCGACGCGGCCGGCACCACGGTTCCGGTCGGGCTGGGCATCAACGGATCCATCGCCTCGCTGCCCACCCTCATCTTCGTTATCGGGCTCATCATCTGCTCGTTCATGGTCATCCGGAACATTCCGGGCGGCCTGTTCATCGGCATCGTGCTCACCACGATCATCGCGATGATTCTCCAGGCGGTTTACGGCACCGGATCGGCGGCGGAGGAGACCGGCGGCTGGGGCATGGCCGTGCCGGAGATCCCGAACTCGCTCGGCGGGCTGCCGGATCTGTCGATCGTGGGCAACGTCAGCCTCTTCGGCGCGTTCACGCACATCGGCGTCGTGGCCACCACGCTGCTTGTCTTCACCCTCGTGCTCACCAACTTCTTTGACGCGATGGGCACCATGACCGCGCTGGGCAACCAGGCCGGCTTGATGGACGAAGACGGCAACCTGCCGGGCATGAAGAAGGCCCTGGTGGTCGAAGGTTTCGGCGCGGTCGCCGGCGGTATCGGCTCCACCTCGTCGAACACCGTCTTCGTCGATTCCTCGGCGGGCATTGGCGATGGCGCGCGCACCGGTCTGGCCAACATCACCACCGGCCTTTTGTTCCTCCTGGCGATGTTTTTCACCCCGTTGTATGAGGCCGTGCCCATTGAAGCCGCCTCGCCCGTCCTGGTCATCGTGGGCGTCATGATGACCACCCAGATCGTCAACATTGAGTGGGACAAGCTCTACATCTCCATCCCGGCGTTCCTCACCATCGTGGTGATGCCGTTTACCTACTCCATTGCCAACGGCATCGGCGTCGGCTTCATCTCGTTCACCCTGCTGTCTGTCTTCGCCGGCCGGGCGCGGAAGCTCCACTGGATCATGTGGCTCATCGCGGCGCTGTTCGTCCTGTACTTCGCGATGGACCCGATCATGCAGCTGGTGAATTAA